The sequence TGAGGAGGAAAGATTATGAGGGTTGGGCTTGGAGGGGTCTACAAAAAGCTCAGAGAGGAAATATTTCCATTGCCTTCGAGAACTTTAGCTTTTTTAGCCATCATCTTTCTCTTAATCTTGCCTGTTTTTGTGAGAAACCCCTATCATTTACAAATCATTGTTTTAACCAATCTCTTCGCCCTCTATGCTGCAAGCTGGGACCTTCTTTCGGGCTATACGGGACAGGTGAGTTTTGGTCATGCCCTTTTCTTTGGGGTGGGGGGTTACTCGGCTGCTTTTTTGAACCTCAGGCTTGGATGGCCTCCCCTTCTCACCATTCCGGTGGGAGCCCTTGCCGCCGTCTTCACCGGAATGATAATAGGAATTCCGTGTCTTAGACTGAGGGGACCTTACTTAGCCCTCGCCACTTTGGCCTTTCCTATCATCCTCACGGGAATAATATACGCCTTTCCAGAGACCACCGGAGGGGAATTCGGGCTCTCTGGTCTAACGAGACTCACCCCTTCGCGCACACTCGACTACTATTTCTCTCTTCTCCTCATGATCTTTGGCGTTTTCATAATGTGGAAAATAACCGAGTCCAAGATAGGGGTAATCCTTCATTCCATTAGGGAGGACGAAATCGCGGCTAGAGCCTGCGGCATTAATACTGCCAGATATAAGCTCCTAGCCTATTCCCTGAGTGGTTTTTTCGCTGGGTTGGCAGGAAGCTCCTTTGCCCATTTCATGAGGACCGTGGGTCCCTTGGCCCTTGATGCCAGCATTTCCTTCCAAGCCGTGATTTGGACGGCTTTTGGAGGGATTGTATCCATTTACGGTGCCGTAGGGGGGGTCTACATTCTTTACCCCCTGATGGAGTTCCTGCGTGTAACTCCCCAAATTCGCATGCTTTCCTTCGCCATTATCGTCACGGTAATCCTCCTAATCATGCCTGAGGGGATGCTACGTTGGGTCAGGGACAAAATAGAGAAAGAATGTCCTAGATGTAAGAAGAGGAATGTGGTTACTAGGGAAACCTGTAGGATTTGCGGAGCGCCCCTCAAAGATTAAAGACCTAAGTAGCTTTTTCTAATCGTTTCATCTCTGAGAAGCTTACCTTTGGTTCCTTCGGCCACCACCTTCCCTTGGGAAAGAACATAATTTCTTTGGGTAAGGTTAAAGGCAAAGTTCACATCTTGTTCCGCGATAAGAATTTTTACCCCTTCTTTTTGGATTTCTTTTATTCCTTCCATCAGATTTTTCTTCATCTTTGGTGCCAAACCCAAGGAGGGTTCATCGATACAGAGGAGCTTGGGCTTGGACATGAGCGCCCTCCCCACAGCCAGCATTTGTTGTTCTCCTCCGGAGAGGGTACCCGCCACCTGGTTCTTTCTCTCCTTCAATACCGGAAAGAGCTCGTAGACTCTTTTCAGGTTTTCCTCTATTTCCTTCTGGTCTTTATAGGAGTAGGCGCCAGCTTTCAGATTCTCGAGTACAGTCATTTCCCTAAAGATCCTCCTCCTTTCTGGGCAGTGAATTAGACCCATCTTCACTATCTGATGGGGAAGAAGCCCATCTATTCTCTTTCCCTCAAATCTTATTTCTCCCTCCATCGTCACGTTTCCTTGCTTAGTTCCTTTCATCACCTCTCTTTGCCATTTCACCAAGCCCGTTATCGCCCTCAGGAGAGTGGATTTACCTGCCCCATTTGGTCCAAGGATTCCTACCGATTCCTTCTCCCCCACTTCTAGACTAACGCTGTTGAGGATGATGGCACTTTCATAACGAACGGTAAGATTCTTCACTTCCAACAACACTTAAATCTCCTCCCCCAGATAGGCTTCTATTACCTTTTTGTTCTTTACTATTTCTTTGGGAGTTCCCTCCGCGATGATTTCACCAAAGTTCAGTACGATTACCCTATCCACGATCTTCATGAGTTCCGCGAGCTTGTGCTCCACGATGAGCATGGCAGGTCCTTCGCTGTGAAGCCTGCCAAATCTTCCTCCCTCGTGTAGTCTCCTTATCGATTTCGCCAAGAGTTCGGTCTCAGCCGGGCTTAATCCGCCCAATGGTTCATCGAGGAGGAGGAGTTCTGGTTCTGTGGCTATGGCTTTGGCTATTTCCAGCCTTTTGAGATCCCCATGCGAAAGGGAAGATGCGGGTTCGAGTGCCATATCGGCTATTCCCACGAACTCCAAAGCATCCCTTGCTCTCGCTTCGGTAAGTTTGAGCCATTCCCCCCTTCTTGTTGCCCTGGGAGAAAGACAGGAAACCATTACGTTAGCTATTACGGGTAAACGGCGGAAAGGTCTAGCTCCCTGGAAAGTTATGGCGATCCCCCTATTGACTATCTCATAAGGCTTGAGACCAGTTATGTCTTCCCCCTTGAAAATTATTTTTCCGGAATCAGGCTTGAGGATTCCTCCTATGAGCTTGAGAAGAGTGGTTTTGCCTGCCCCATTGGGACCTATCAGTCCCACTATCTCGTCTCTTTCTATCTCAAAACTCACTTTGTTTACAGCTACTAATCCGCCGAATTTCTTGGTTAGCCTTTCGACCCTGAAGAAATCACTCATGCTTTCTTGACTTCCTCCCTTAGTTCCCTGTGAGAAATCTTTCCCACATCGGTTTTGGGGAGCTCCCCTCTGAACTCCACTATCTTAGGCACTTTATAGGGAGCCAGTTTCTTCTTACAATATTCTATGATATCTTCCTCAGAAACCTTTCCCCTAGCTTCGGTGTGTAGGACTACATAAGCTTTGACTATTTCTCCGAATTGGGGATGGGGAACCCCTATAACGGCAGCTTCTTTGATCTGTGGATGTTCGTAGAGAACATCTTCTATTTCCCTAGCGTAGATGGAAAAGCCCTTGTATTTAATTAGATCTTTCTTTCTTTCAAAGAAATAGAAGTAACCTTCCTCATCCATTTTAGCTAGGTCGCCCGTTCTTAGCCAAGTCTTCCCTTCTATCTTCACCAATACCTTTTTGGTTTCCTCAGGATTTTTCCAGTAGCCTTTCATGACTTGCGGTCCATGGATTACAACTTCCCCTATTTCTCCAACTTTTAGGAACTGGTTTTTCTCGGGGTGGGCTATGGCGGCCAGTGTGCTGGGAAGTGGAATCCCAAAGGAATCGGCTTTGACCTTATGGTAGGGGTTACTATGAGTAACGGTGCTGGTTTCGGTAAGACCATATCCCTGAATAATCCTCGCACCAGTTTTCTTTTCCCAGTCTTGATAAGTGGAAGGATGTAAAACATCTGCTCCTGAAGTAATGAGTTTGAGCCTCTTCCAGTTCACCTTAAGAGTCTTTTCATAATCCTTCAGGAACTCGAAAACCGTGGGGACCCCATTGAACACCGTGGCGTTGTATTTTTCGATAGCATCGAGTATTTCATCAGGGTCAAAGGTGGTGAAAAGGACAAGGGTAGAACCCCAACATAGTCCAAAGATGAGTGCCACCACTTGGCCATAGATGTGATAAAAGGGTAGAAAAGCTACCACCACCTCCTTTCCTTCCTCCAAGATGGGCCAGAAGGCCCTTATTTGGGCCATGTTGGCGACTATGTTGCGATGGGGTACCATCACGCCCTTCGGAATTCCCGTGGTACCTCCAGAATAGGGAAGTGTAGCTAAATCTTCGCTGGGGTTGATTTTCACTTTGGGAGGGTTGGGAGGATATTTCTTGAGCAGTTCTTGGAAGTGATAGATCCCCTCCCTTTTGGGAATTTTGGGTGAGGGGATCATAGCTTTCCTAAAGAGTTTTCCGAGAAGACTCTTTCCTATGAATTTTTTGAGGGAAGGCAAATATTCGCCGATGTTGGTGGTGATAATACGATCCAACTTCAGGCCTGTTTTCTCCACGTTTTCGAAAAGAGTATCTAGGCAAACGATGGTTTTAGCCTCGCTATCCTTTAGTTGATATGCTACCTCCTTCGAAACATATACGGGGCTTATGGGAGTTACCGTAGCCCCCGTCTTTAGGATGCCGAAGTAAGAAATAACGAATTGAGGACAATTGGGAAGATACAGGGCAACTCTCTCTCCTTTTTTCACCCCTAGGTCGTGGAGGGCAGTGGCAAATCTGTCGACATTTTCTCTCAGTTCACGGTAGCTTATCTTCCTTCCATAGAAAATCAAGGCAGTTTTGTCAGCGTATTTCTCTGAGGCTTCATCAAAAATCTCCGGTATGGATTTGTTCGGAACCTCGATTTCTGCGGGCACCCCTGGGGGATAGGATTTAAGCCAAGGTCTTTCAGCCATCCTTCTTTTTTTCCTTTCTCAGTTTAAAGTATTTTGGCGGATTACTCGCTTTCCACCAAGAGACCCTCACTACCCAAGCTCATGGGAAGGGGCTCACCACCGGCCCTTCGGATGGCTTTAGAGACCTCTTTTTCCTTACCGGGACAAAGGGCCAGCATACATCCTCCCCCTCCCCCACCCGTGAGTTTGGCTCCATAGGCCCCTGCTTCCCTACTTGCTTTGATGAGCCTTTCAAGGGCTGGGGAGCTCACCCCTAGAGCCGCTAAGCAGGCCTGATTTATATTCATCAAAGTTCCAGTTCTTTTTAAGTCCCCCTCCCTAAGGGAACTAAGCCCAGTATCGGCCAGTGTTCCTATGAGCCGAAAAAGGGCCTCCACTTCTTTTGGATGTTTTTCTCTCAGATTCCTAACTTTTCTTACCATAGGTCCAGTGGCGCTGAAAATCCCTGTATTTCCCACCACAAAACCCGGAACGTGGAGATCGGAGATTCTTTCCAAGTTCTTCCCCTCTATCCTGAGAAAGCCGCCATACGTGGCTACCGAAACTCCAGCTCTACTCGCCACAGTTTGGACCTCCAACTCAGTTCTGAAAGCCAGCTCCACTACTCTTTCTAGACTGACTTTTTCCCCCAAAAGGAGAAGGGTAGCCGCCACCGAAGCAACGCTGACAGCCGAAGAGCTGGAAAGTCCTGCTCCGATGGGCAGATCTGAAGAAATCTTTACTTCCAAACCGCACCCTTCGCCGATTTCCGAGAAAACCAATTCTATGGCCTTTACCACATAGGAAAATCTTTTTCCAGCCCTGATTTTGGGCCTTTCTTCCCTTATCACTCTCCCTTCTTCCCTTCCTAGGCCATTGGATTGGATCTCCAATCTATTGTCCTTCCTAGGTTTCATTTCCACCCTCACCCTCCCACTTACGGAAGCGTTCAAAGAAGGATATCCGTACACCACGGCGTGTTCACCGAAGAGGAAGACTGCCCCTGGAGC comes from Candidatus Hadarchaeales archaeon and encodes:
- a CDS encoding long-chain fatty acid--CoA ligase; this encodes MAERPWLKSYPPGVPAEIEVPNKSIPEIFDEASEKYADKTALIFYGRKISYRELRENVDRFATALHDLGVKKGERVALYLPNCPQFVISYFGILKTGATVTPISPVYVSKEVAYQLKDSEAKTIVCLDTLFENVEKTGLKLDRIITTNIGEYLPSLKKFIGKSLLGKLFRKAMIPSPKIPKREGIYHFQELLKKYPPNPPKVKINPSEDLATLPYSGGTTGIPKGVMVPHRNIVANMAQIRAFWPILEEGKEVVVAFLPFYHIYGQVVALIFGLCWGSTLVLFTTFDPDEILDAIEKYNATVFNGVPTVFEFLKDYEKTLKVNWKRLKLITSGADVLHPSTYQDWEKKTGARIIQGYGLTETSTVTHSNPYHKVKADSFGIPLPSTLAAIAHPEKNQFLKVGEIGEVVIHGPQVMKGYWKNPEETKKVLVKIEGKTWLRTGDLAKMDEEGYFYFFERKKDLIKYKGFSIYAREIEDVLYEHPQIKEAAVIGVPHPQFGEIVKAYVVLHTEARGKVSEEDIIEYCKKKLAPYKVPKIVEFRGELPKTDVGKISHRELREEVKKA
- a CDS encoding ABC transporter ATP-binding protein, with protein sequence MKNLTVRYESAIILNSVSLEVGEKESVGILGPNGAGKSTLLRAITGLVKWQREVMKGTKQGNVTMEGEIRFEGKRIDGLLPHQIVKMGLIHCPERRRIFREMTVLENLKAGAYSYKDQKEIEENLKRVYELFPVLKERKNQVAGTLSGGEQQMLAVGRALMSKPKLLCIDEPSLGLAPKMKKNLMEGIKEIQKEGVKILIAEQDVNFAFNLTQRNYVLSQGKVVAEGTKGKLLRDETIRKSYLGL
- a CDS encoding ABC transporter ATP-binding protein, which codes for MSDFFRVERLTKKFGGLVAVNKVSFEIERDEIVGLIGPNGAGKTTLLKLIGGILKPDSGKIIFKGEDITGLKPYEIVNRGIAITFQGARPFRRLPVIANVMVSCLSPRATRRGEWLKLTEARARDALEFVGIADMALEPASSLSHGDLKRLEIAKAIATEPELLLLDEPLGGLSPAETELLAKSIRRLHEGGRFGRLHSEGPAMLIVEHKLAELMKIVDRVIVLNFGEIIAEGTPKEIVKNKKVIEAYLGEEI
- the mvk gene encoding mevalonate kinase → MSTVKTSAPGAVFLFGEHAVVYGYPSLNASVSGRVRVEMKPRKDNRLEIQSNGLGREEGRVIREERPKIRAGKRFSYVVKAIELVFSEIGEGCGLEVKISSDLPIGAGLSSSSAVSVASVAATLLLLGEKVSLERVVELAFRTELEVQTVASRAGVSVATYGGFLRIEGKNLERISDLHVPGFVVGNTGIFSATGPMVRKVRNLREKHPKEVEALFRLIGTLADTGLSSLREGDLKRTGTLMNINQACLAALGVSSPALERLIKASREAGAYGAKLTGGGGGGCMLALCPGKEKEVSKAIRRAGGEPLPMSLGSEGLLVESE